One Thalassotalea hakodatensis DNA segment encodes these proteins:
- a CDS encoding sodium:solute symporter family protein encodes MSLQSVDILIIVFYLIATLAIGFSLSKRASKNIDSYFLGGRKIPWWALGVSNASGMFDIAGTMWLVSMCFVYGLKSAWLPWIWPIFNQVFLMIYLSAWLRRSNVMTGAEWLKTRFGDGRGAELSHLAVVIFAVVSAIGFISYAFKGIGKFAVIFFPWDLSPDTYALIIFTFTTLYVVKGGMYSVVFTELLQFVIMTVAAIAVGVIAMNTVSSDALNAAIPAGWKELSFGWHLDLNWTGVIDSVNQKMTDDGFGLFGIFFMMMLFKGILSSLAGPVPNYDMQRILATKNAKEAAKMSGIVSLVMFFPRYMMVAGLSVLALVFMGPEIQSSNEAFDFEQILPYAIENFIPVGLSGLLIAGLLAAFMSTFAASVNAAPAYIVNDVYKRYFNPRGSERHYILFSYLISTLLVVAGVGVGYLISSINDIMQWIFAALFGGYAAANLLKWHWWRFNAFGYFWGMMSGLIASLALPLIYPDLQPLYAFPFLLLAGITGSVLGTLLTPPEKDDVLMTFYKNVRPWGFWQPIHQKVLAQDPNFVSNANFRRDVLNIVVGMIWQISLVVIPIYLVIKEANSMVIAIVVMLITSFILKKNWYDKLEN; translated from the coding sequence ATGTCGTTACAATCTGTTGATATACTTATTATCGTTTTTTATTTAATTGCAACATTGGCGATAGGCTTTAGCTTATCCAAACGTGCATCTAAAAACATTGACTCTTACTTTCTTGGTGGCCGTAAAATTCCTTGGTGGGCACTTGGTGTATCAAACGCTTCTGGCATGTTTGATATTGCAGGTACCATGTGGTTGGTATCGATGTGCTTTGTCTATGGTTTGAAAAGCGCATGGTTACCTTGGATATGGCCGATCTTTAACCAAGTGTTTTTAATGATTTATTTATCAGCATGGTTACGACGTTCTAACGTTATGACGGGGGCTGAATGGTTAAAAACTCGTTTTGGTGATGGTCGTGGTGCTGAGCTTTCTCATCTTGCGGTAGTGATATTTGCTGTAGTCAGTGCTATAGGCTTTATTTCTTATGCGTTTAAAGGAATAGGTAAGTTTGCCGTTATTTTTTTCCCTTGGGACTTATCTCCTGATACCTACGCACTGATTATTTTTACTTTTACCACGCTATATGTTGTGAAAGGAGGCATGTACAGCGTAGTTTTTACAGAATTATTGCAATTCGTCATTATGACGGTTGCGGCTATTGCTGTGGGCGTCATCGCTATGAATACTGTAAGTAGTGACGCTTTGAACGCTGCTATTCCTGCTGGCTGGAAAGAGTTGTCATTTGGTTGGCATTTAGATCTTAACTGGACAGGCGTAATTGACTCAGTTAATCAAAAGATGACGGATGATGGTTTTGGCTTATTCGGCATTTTTTTTATGATGATGTTATTCAAGGGGATTTTATCGAGCTTAGCAGGGCCAGTTCCTAACTATGATATGCAGCGTATTCTAGCAACAAAAAATGCCAAAGAAGCAGCAAAAATGAGCGGAATTGTGTCGTTGGTGATGTTTTTTCCGCGATACATGATGGTAGCCGGATTATCAGTATTAGCTTTAGTATTTATGGGGCCTGAAATACAAAGCAGCAATGAGGCTTTTGATTTTGAACAAATTTTACCTTATGCCATTGAAAACTTTATTCCTGTTGGCTTAAGTGGTCTTTTGATTGCTGGCCTATTGGCTGCTTTTATGTCGACCTTCGCTGCTTCAGTTAATGCCGCACCAGCGTATATCGTCAATGATGTTTACAAACGTTACTTTAATCCGCGTGGAAGTGAACGGCATTATATTCTGTTCAGCTATCTCATATCTACTTTATTAGTTGTTGCTGGAGTCGGTGTTGGTTACCTTATTTCTAGTATAAACGACATCATGCAATGGATTTTCGCTGCTTTATTTGGTGGTTACGCAGCTGCAAACTTACTTAAATGGCATTGGTGGCGCTTCAATGCATTTGGTTACTTTTGGGGGATGATGTCTGGATTGATTGCATCATTAGCTTTACCGTTAATATATCCCGATTTACAGCCCTTATACGCGTTTCCTTTCCTTCTATTGGCCGGAATTACCGGTTCAGTCCTAGGCACATTATTAACACCGCCAGAAAAAGATGACGTACTGATGACCTTTTATAAAAATGTACGTCCTTGGGGTTTTTGGCAACCTATTCACCAAAAAGTATTGGCGCAAGATCCGAATTTTGTTAGTAACGCTAATTTTAGACGTGATGTCCTCAATATCGTAGTAGGTATGATTTGGCAAATATCTTTAGTGGTTATCCCTATTTATTTAGTGATAAAAGAAGCAAATTCAATGGTCATTGCAATAGTCGTCATGCTTATAACATCATTTATTTTAAAGAAAAATTGGTACGACAAATTAGAAAATTAA